The following are encoded in a window of Massilia sp. R2A-15 genomic DNA:
- a CDS encoding putative phage abortive infection protein, which translates to MNKIYERFAGLFIDSEGGVELLKKHRNVIRTFFWLFAFAGIATILVFVIDVAFGLSGESAAPSAIGSALSTKKPLGELLGPFGDFFGGVLNPIFTFLTFFGVIVTIVMQRVELSHTKDENTRNAAAQTVRAVENTVFNLIELHHKIIDGLVFSRSMIPQPQMDVIRRNSGQPPLPDVITSGRAVFGEVIIGLTNLSSTAEIVAAYKSLQNRNNGVMGHYFRNLYQALRIIDDHHEPILPLEIQQRYANIFRAQLSSAELAILFLNCLDGMVDHGEFKRLLIKYRFLEHIPLERKGTNYSYSGNGRTIASPEMISQYVMDSGDRAGLPSERISAFGRNPEVLDLVKSV; encoded by the coding sequence GTGAATAAGATCTATGAGCGCTTCGCGGGGCTTTTTATCGATAGCGAGGGCGGCGTCGAGTTGCTTAAGAAGCATCGAAACGTTATTCGAACATTCTTTTGGTTGTTTGCCTTCGCCGGAATTGCAACGATTTTGGTCTTCGTTATTGACGTCGCATTTGGGTTATCCGGGGAAAGTGCAGCTCCAAGTGCAATCGGCAGCGCGCTTTCGACCAAAAAGCCGTTAGGCGAACTACTTGGACCTTTCGGAGATTTTTTCGGCGGCGTGCTTAACCCGATATTTACATTCCTCACATTTTTTGGCGTTATCGTCACAATTGTGATGCAACGCGTCGAGCTATCGCACACGAAGGATGAAAACACGAGGAACGCCGCAGCACAGACCGTCCGGGCGGTTGAAAACACCGTTTTCAACCTTATCGAGCTGCATCATAAAATTATTGACGGACTAGTTTTTTCGCGGTCAATGATCCCTCAGCCGCAAATGGACGTAATTCGGCGGAATTCAGGACAGCCCCCCCTGCCCGATGTTATTACTTCCGGGAGGGCGGTTTTCGGGGAGGTAATCATTGGATTGACCAATTTGTCCAGCACAGCCGAAATAGTTGCTGCATACAAAAGCCTGCAGAACAGAAATAATGGTGTCATGGGACATTATTTTCGAAACCTATACCAAGCACTAAGAATAATTGATGATCACCACGAGCCCATTTTGCCGCTCGAGATTCAACAGAGGTATGCGAATATTTTCCGAGCACAACTTTCTTCCGCTGAACTGGCGATCCTCTTTCTAAATTGTTTGGACGGCATGGTCGATCATGGCGAGTTTAAGCGTCTGCTAATAAAATATCGTTTTCTAGAGCATATCCCACTCGAGCGCAAGGGAACGAACTACTCTTACTCTGGAAACGGGCGAACGATCGCTTCGCCCGAGATGATTTCGCAATACGTGATGGACAGCGGCGACCGGGCGGGGTTGCCGTCCGAACGTATAAGCGCGTTCGGCCGGAACCCAGAGGTTCTCGATCTCGTTAAGAGCGTTTGA
- the atpD gene encoding F0F1 ATP synthase subunit beta, producing the protein MADGKIVQCIGAVVDVEFPRNAMPKVFDALKMEGSELTLEVQQQLGDGIVRTIALGSSEGLRRGMTIQNTGNPIMVPVGVATLGRIMDVLGNPIDECGPVSNERTASIHRVAPAYDELSPSQDLLETGIKVIDLVCPFAKGGKVGLFGGAGVGKTVNMMELINNIAKAHSGLSVFAGVGERTREGNDFYHEMADAKVVDLENPANSKVAMVYGQMNEPPGNRLRVALTGLTIAESFRDEGKDVLFFVDNIYRFTLAGTEVSALLGRMPSAVGYQPTLAEEMGRLQERITSTKTGSITSIQAVYVPADDLTDPSPATTFGHLDSTVVLSRDIASLGIYPAVDPLDSTSRQLDPLVVGQEHYDTARAVQGTLQRYKELRDIIAILGMDELAPEDKLVVARARKMQRFLSQPFHVAEVFTGSPGKYVSLKDTIKGFKMIASGELDHLPEQAFYMVGTIEEAIEKAKKLG; encoded by the coding sequence ATGGCTGATGGCAAAATCGTTCAGTGTATCGGCGCGGTGGTGGACGTTGAGTTCCCACGCAATGCAATGCCGAAAGTTTTCGACGCACTGAAAATGGAAGGCTCCGAACTGACCCTGGAAGTACAACAGCAGCTTGGCGACGGCATCGTCCGTACCATTGCGCTGGGCAGCTCGGAAGGTCTGCGTCGCGGCATGACCATCCAGAACACCGGCAACCCAATCATGGTGCCGGTTGGCGTCGCGACCCTGGGCCGCATCATGGATGTGCTGGGCAACCCGATCGACGAGTGCGGTCCTGTCTCGAACGAGCGCACCGCCTCGATCCACCGCGTGGCTCCTGCGTACGACGAACTGTCGCCGTCGCAAGACCTGCTGGAAACCGGCATCAAGGTTATCGACCTGGTCTGCCCGTTCGCAAAAGGCGGCAAGGTCGGTCTGTTCGGCGGTGCAGGTGTGGGCAAGACCGTCAACATGATGGAACTGATCAACAACATCGCAAAAGCGCACTCGGGTCTGTCCGTGTTCGCCGGCGTCGGTGAGCGTACCCGTGAAGGTAACGACTTCTACCACGAGATGGCTGACGCCAAAGTGGTTGACCTGGAAAACCCTGCCAACTCGAAAGTGGCGATGGTCTACGGTCAGATGAACGAGCCGCCAGGTAACCGTCTGCGCGTCGCGCTGACCGGCCTGACGATCGCTGAATCGTTCCGTGACGAAGGCAAGGACGTTCTGTTCTTCGTCGACAACATCTACCGCTTCACGCTGGCCGGTACCGAAGTGTCCGCACTGCTGGGCCGTATGCCATCGGCGGTGGGTTACCAGCCGACCCTGGCCGAAGAGATGGGCCGCCTGCAAGAGCGCATCACCTCGACCAAGACCGGTTCGATCACCTCGATCCAGGCCGTGTACGTGCCAGCGGACGACTTGACCGACCCGTCGCCTGCAACCACCTTCGGCCACCTGGACTCGACCGTCGTTCTGTCGCGTGACATCGCCTCGCTGGGTATCTACCCTGCGGTCGACCCGCTCGACTCGACCTCGCGCCAGCTGGACCCGCTGGTCGTCGGCCAGGAGCACTACGACACCGCGCGCGCTGTCCAGGGCACCCTGCAGCGTTACAAGGAACTGCGTGACATCATCGCGATTCTGGGCATGGACGAGCTGGCTCCTGAAGACAAGCTGGTCGTCGCTCGCGCACGTAAGATGCAGCGTTTCCTGTCGCAGCCGTTCCACGTCGCTGAAGTGTTTACCGGTTCGCCGGGCAAGTACGTTTCGCTGAAAGACACGATCAAGGGCTTCAAGATGATCGCGTCGGGCGAACTGGACCACCTGCCTGAGCAAGCGTTCTACATGGTTGGCACGATCGAAGAAGCAATCGAAAAAGCCAAGAAGCTCGGTTAA
- the atpG gene encoding F0F1 ATP synthase subunit gamma, translating to MAAGKEIRGKIKSVENTKKITKAMEMVAASKMRKAQDRMRAARPYSDKIRNIAANLASANPEYTHPFMAQAKGTEAKAVGFIIVTTDKGLCGGMNTNVLRMVTQKTRELEAAGNKIEAVAIGNKGLGFLNRVGIKVVSHAIQIGDTPHLEKLIGPVKVMLDEFQEGKLDAVYLCYTKFVNTMKQEPMVEQLLPLPAAKLEGDKGNHSWDYIYEPEAQTVIDELLVRYVEALVYQAVAENLASEQSARMVAMKAASDNAGSVIGELKLVYNKTRQAAITKELSEIVAGAAAV from the coding sequence ATGGCAGCAGGCAAAGAGATACGAGGCAAGATCAAGAGCGTAGAGAATACGAAGAAGATCACCAAGGCGATGGAAATGGTCGCCGCGTCGAAAATGCGCAAGGCGCAGGATCGCATGCGGGCCGCCCGTCCCTACAGTGACAAGATTCGGAATATCGCCGCCAATCTGGCCAGTGCCAATCCGGAATACACGCATCCGTTCATGGCGCAAGCCAAGGGCACGGAAGCGAAAGCCGTCGGCTTCATCATCGTCACCACCGACAAAGGTCTGTGCGGCGGCATGAACACCAACGTGCTGCGGATGGTCACGCAGAAAACACGCGAGCTGGAAGCAGCTGGCAACAAGATTGAAGCAGTTGCCATTGGCAACAAGGGTTTGGGTTTCTTGAATCGGGTGGGCATCAAGGTCGTGTCGCATGCGATCCAGATTGGCGACACGCCGCACCTGGAAAAGTTGATCGGGCCGGTCAAGGTCATGCTCGACGAATTCCAGGAAGGCAAGCTCGACGCCGTCTACCTGTGCTACACCAAGTTCGTCAACACGATGAAGCAGGAGCCGATGGTGGAGCAGTTGCTGCCGCTGCCGGCCGCCAAGCTCGAAGGCGACAAGGGTAACCACTCGTGGGATTACATCTACGAGCCGGAAGCGCAAACCGTGATCGACGAATTGCTGGTGCGTTACGTCGAGGCGCTGGTGTACCAGGCAGTGGCGGAAAACCTGGCATCTGAGCAGTCGGCGCGCATGGTCGCGATGAAAGCGGCGAGCGACAACGCCGGCAGCGTCATCGGCGAGCTGAAGCTGGTCTACAACAAGACCCGCCAGGCAGCGATTACCAAAGAACTCTCCGAGATCGTCGCCGGTGCGGCAGCGGTCTAA
- a CDS encoding SIR2 family protein, with the protein MWPESLVRELIEKRCVIRVGSGMSCQATDQDGNRPPSWPALLESLRTTTLHDDASLQLTAEFIADKRYLDAAEIIRLKGRSADFNAKIKSTFIQRDYQVSDAHKLLVSIAPKILVTTNYDTIIEGALISESGHNSFTQYEHTREGLLDALRSPTPILIKMHGCAKHPTEIVLCRSDYFKLRKKYGSFFELISAVYKLNTVLFIGCGIEDPDINLILENNQVQADTNHPSYAMVGSMSYAAKVKDTVKSQYNIDLIIYEQAHADDHSKFSQKLTELADQVELARKKFGLPS; encoded by the coding sequence ATGTGGCCTGAATCACTAGTGCGGGAACTTATCGAGAAACGTTGTGTGATTCGAGTTGGATCGGGAATGTCGTGCCAAGCAACCGATCAAGATGGAAACCGCCCTCCTTCGTGGCCCGCCCTGCTTGAATCCCTCCGGACAACAACGCTTCACGATGATGCTTCACTTCAGCTGACTGCCGAATTCATTGCCGATAAAAGATACCTGGACGCAGCCGAAATCATTCGCCTAAAAGGACGCTCAGCAGATTTTAACGCCAAGATAAAGAGCACATTTATCCAGAGAGACTACCAAGTCTCAGACGCCCATAAGCTTCTCGTTTCCATCGCTCCGAAGATCTTGGTGACGACGAATTATGACACCATAATTGAAGGCGCATTAATCAGCGAGTCCGGCCACAATTCCTTCACTCAATATGAGCACACTCGAGAAGGTTTGCTTGACGCTTTACGATCACCGACGCCCATACTAATAAAAATGCATGGCTGCGCGAAGCATCCGACTGAGATCGTCTTGTGTAGGTCCGATTACTTTAAACTTAGAAAAAAATATGGCAGTTTCTTCGAGCTAATATCCGCAGTGTACAAATTGAATACTGTTCTCTTTATCGGCTGCGGAATCGAAGATCCGGACATAAATCTTATTTTAGAAAACAATCAGGTTCAAGCAGATACTAACCATCCGAGTTACGCAATGGTCGGATCGATGTCATACGCGGCGAAAGTGAAAGATACGGTAAAGAGTCAATACAATATCGACTTAATAATTTACGAGCAAGCGCACGCCGACGACCACTCGAAATTTTCACAAAAACTAACAGAATTAGCGGATCAGGTAGAACTTGCAAGGAAGAAATTCGGGCTGCCTTCTTGA
- a CDS encoding F0F1 ATP synthase subunit delta has protein sequence MAELATVARPYAEALFRVAQTGDMAAWSGLVSELGNIGVNQDVQAFARNPNVTPAQVNDTFASLVKSPLGAEGKNFIAMLIENGRVALLPEIAAQFAVLKNAQEGAADASIISAFDMSSDQVAQLVSTLEKKFGRKLNPTVTVDPSLIGGVRVVVGDEVLDTSVRAKLQQMNVALAS, from the coding sequence ATGGCAGAACTCGCAACCGTCGCCCGTCCCTACGCCGAAGCGCTGTTCCGCGTCGCCCAAACCGGCGACATGGCAGCGTGGTCCGGCCTCGTGTCCGAACTGGGCAACATCGGTGTCAACCAGGATGTGCAGGCCTTCGCCCGCAATCCGAACGTGACGCCGGCTCAGGTCAACGACACGTTCGCTTCGCTGGTCAAGTCGCCGCTGGGCGCTGAAGGCAAGAACTTCATCGCCATGCTGATCGAAAACGGCCGCGTCGCGCTGCTGCCTGAGATCGCCGCGCAATTCGCTGTGCTGAAAAACGCCCAGGAAGGCGCTGCCGACGCCAGCATCATCAGCGCGTTCGACATGTCGAGCGACCAGGTTGCGCAACTGGTCTCGACACTGGAAAAGAAATTTGGCCGCAAGCTCAACCCAACGGTGACAGTGGATCCATCGCTGATCGGTGGTGTGCGCGTGGTCGTCGGTGATGAAGTGCTCGATACCTCGGTACGCGCCAAGCTGCAACAGATGAATGTTGCGCTGGCGTCGTAA
- a CDS encoding ParA family protein: MKTIAIFNNKGGVGKTTFCANIATHFAMTHKKRVLVLDLDPQANITHYMLGAEMAGSVVAPYYDRTIPKVHNSIVDAFDRYELGESVINTDIKEIYCERFETSLIAGNPFLASFEDILSKKWNELSDPDMVGGIRISNWIHTLLQSKSEDYDYAFIDLSPSIGALNRTALLAADYFIAPMSCDIFSLVAIKNIKIWFDKWVSYYNEKYKIFAKEKGHILAQIPGEIKAGVNIDQGFLGYTLQSYISRKDAAGNVRTTDSYQRIIDNFEPEIERHLSPFKMPSVTKNADLNLGEIPHMFGILALSQYVAAPITNLNASDGMAGSQYAQAKNYVLAFNVITEKIMKNLGEPLNVA, translated from the coding sequence ATGAAAACAATCGCAATTTTCAACAATAAAGGCGGCGTAGGTAAAACCACCTTCTGCGCCAACATCGCCACACACTTCGCGATGACACATAAGAAGCGGGTATTGGTCCTGGACCTTGATCCCCAGGCGAACATCACTCACTATATGTTAGGCGCCGAAATGGCAGGAAGCGTCGTTGCGCCTTACTATGACCGAACGATCCCAAAAGTTCACAATAGTATTGTGGATGCCTTCGACCGATACGAACTAGGGGAAAGCGTAATCAATACGGACATCAAAGAAATATATTGCGAAAGATTCGAGACTTCGTTGATTGCGGGAAATCCTTTTTTGGCAAGTTTTGAGGATATTCTCAGCAAGAAGTGGAACGAACTTTCCGATCCGGATATGGTTGGAGGGATACGCATATCAAACTGGATTCATACGCTGCTACAGAGCAAAAGCGAAGATTATGACTACGCCTTTATCGATCTAAGCCCGAGCATCGGCGCATTAAATCGAACCGCGTTACTGGCGGCGGATTATTTCATCGCCCCAATGAGTTGTGATATCTTTAGTTTAGTCGCAATAAAAAACATAAAAATTTGGTTTGACAAGTGGGTTTCGTATTACAACGAGAAATATAAGATATTTGCCAAAGAAAAAGGACACATCCTCGCTCAGATTCCGGGCGAAATCAAGGCTGGTGTAAATATTGATCAGGGCTTCCTAGGCTACACGCTCCAGTCCTATATATCGCGAAAAGATGCTGCTGGAAATGTTCGCACAACTGATTCTTACCAGCGAATTATCGACAATTTTGAACCGGAAATCGAACGGCATTTGAGTCCATTTAAAATGCCATCGGTTACAAAGAACGCGGATTTGAATCTAGGCGAAATTCCGCATATGTTCGGTATTTTGGCCCTTTCACAATATGTCGCTGCACCGATCACTAATCTCAACGCGAGCGATGGCATGGCCGGTTCCCAGTATGCGCAAGCTAAGAACTACGTATTGGCGTTCAACGTTATTACCGAAAAAATAATGAAGAACCTCGGGGAGCCGTTGAATGTGGCCTGA
- a CDS encoding M28 family peptidase → MTVLRLIPLRAILSAAAIALCTPSMAHAATPAPLPPDTVRLLGHISADTMRTHLTYLASDELGGRGTPSPGLDLAADYIAAQFRRAGLEPLGDDGYFQTADWNLINPRRHKNPPAPDAAPVKVRNVVGILRGSDPVLRDTYILVTAHYDHLGTRPGSGDQIYNGANDDGSGTVSVIELASAFAAQPVRPKRSIVFMTVFGEEHGMVGSRYYGAHPLVPVERTVAGINLEQVGRTDDDEGEQKLSAGVTGFDFSEVGAILRQAGEQTGIRIWKHPVNSDRYFALSDNQALANHGIPSHTVSVAYSYPDYHRATDHADKIDYDNMAAVDRAMALGISMIANNPKAPAWDTANPKAADYLKIWNQRNLK, encoded by the coding sequence ATGACCGTACTTCGCCTCATTCCCCTGCGCGCCATCCTGTCCGCCGCCGCGATCGCCCTTTGCACGCCGTCGATGGCGCACGCCGCAACCCCGGCGCCGCTGCCGCCCGACACGGTCCGCCTGCTCGGCCATATCTCCGCCGACACCATGCGCACGCACCTGACCTACCTGGCGTCCGATGAGCTCGGCGGACGCGGCACGCCGTCGCCGGGGCTGGACCTCGCCGCCGATTACATCGCCGCCCAGTTCCGCCGCGCCGGCCTCGAGCCGCTGGGTGACGACGGCTATTTCCAGACCGCCGACTGGAACCTGATCAACCCCCGCCGCCACAAGAATCCGCCGGCCCCCGACGCCGCGCCGGTGAAGGTGCGTAACGTCGTCGGCATTCTGCGCGGCTCCGACCCGGTCCTGCGCGATACCTACATCCTGGTCACCGCGCACTACGACCACCTCGGTACCCGCCCGGGCAGCGGCGACCAGATCTACAACGGCGCCAACGACGACGGCAGCGGCACCGTGTCGGTGATCGAGCTGGCCAGCGCCTTCGCCGCGCAGCCGGTGCGCCCGAAGCGCAGCATCGTCTTCATGACCGTATTCGGTGAGGAACATGGAATGGTCGGTTCGCGCTATTACGGCGCCCATCCGCTGGTGCCGGTCGAGCGCACCGTCGCCGGCATCAATCTCGAACAGGTTGGCCGGACCGACGATGACGAGGGCGAGCAGAAGCTCTCGGCCGGCGTGACCGGCTTCGATTTTTCCGAAGTTGGCGCCATCCTCCGCCAGGCCGGCGAGCAGACCGGCATCCGGATCTGGAAGCACCCGGTCAACAGCGACAGGTATTTCGCCCTCAGCGACAACCAGGCGCTGGCCAACCACGGCATCCCGTCGCATACCGTCAGCGTCGCCTACAGCTACCCGGACTATCATCGCGCCACCGACCACGCCGACAAGATCGACTACGACAACATGGCGGCGGTCGACCGCGCCATGGCGCTGGGCATCTCGATGATCGCCAATAATCCGAAGGCGCCCGCATGGGACACGGCCAATCCCAAGGCGGCCGATTACCTGAAAATCTGGAACCAGCGCAACTTGAAATAG
- a CDS encoding F0F1 ATP synthase subunit epsilon produces MANTIHVDVVSAESLIFSGEAEFVALPGEAGELGIYPKHTPLITRIKPGAVRIKVVGREEEEFVFVAGGLLEVQPNAVTVLADTAIRGHDLDEAKALEAKKMAEELMVNKDSKIDYAKAQAELATAIAQLAAIAKLRHKR; encoded by the coding sequence ATGGCAAACACTATTCACGTTGACGTTGTATCGGCAGAGTCCCTGATTTTTTCGGGCGAAGCCGAGTTCGTCGCGTTGCCGGGTGAAGCGGGTGAGCTGGGGATCTATCCCAAGCACACCCCGCTGATCACGCGCATCAAGCCGGGTGCTGTACGGATCAAGGTAGTTGGCCGCGAAGAAGAAGAGTTCGTCTTCGTCGCGGGCGGCCTCCTGGAAGTGCAGCCGAACGCGGTGACGGTCCTGGCCGATACCGCGATTCGCGGGCATGACCTTGACGAAGCAAAAGCGCTGGAAGCCAAGAAGATGGCCGAAGAGCTGATGGTCAACAAGGACTCGAAGATCGACTACGCGAAAGCGCAGGCTGAGCTGGCAACCGCCATCGCCCAGCTGGCCGCAATCGCCAAGCTCCGCCACAAGCGGTAA
- the atpE gene encoding F0F1 ATP synthase subunit C: protein MTNIAFVALACGLIIGLGAIGACIGIGIMGGKFIEASARQPELMNTLQTKMFLLAGLIDAAFLIGVGIAMMFAFSSPFPA from the coding sequence ATGACTAACATCGCTTTCGTAGCACTGGCTTGCGGCTTGATCATTGGTTTGGGTGCTATCGGTGCATGTATCGGTATCGGCATCATGGGCGGTAAGTTCATCGAAGCTTCGGCACGTCAGCCAGAACTGATGAACACCCTGCAGACCAAGATGTTCCTGCTGGCCGGTCTGATCGACGCTGCATTCCTGATCGGCGTTGGTATCGCGATGATGTTTGCGTTCTCCAGCCCGTTCCCTGCGTAA
- the atpA gene encoding F0F1 ATP synthase subunit alpha, protein MQLNPSEISELIKSRIQGLEGSAEVRNQGTVISVADGICRIHGLSDVMQGEMLEFPGNTFGLAMNLERDSVGAVILGAYEHISEGDTVKTTGRILEVPIGPELRGRVVNALGQPIDGKGPVNAQLTAPIEKIAPGVIARQSVSQPMQTGLKSIDSMVPIGRGQRELIIGDRQTGKSAVAVDAIINQKGQNMTCIYVAIGQKASTIKNIVRSLEQHGAMEYTIVVAASASESAAMQYISPYSGCAMGEYFRDRGEDALIVYDDLSKQAVAYRQISLLLRRPPGREAYPGDVFYLHSRLLERAARVNPDYVEKFTNGAVKGKTGSLTALPIIETQAGDVSAFVPTNVISITDGQIFLDTSLFNSGVRPAINAGISVSRVGGAAQTKVIKNLSGGIRTDLAQYRELAAFAQFASDLDESTRKQLDRGARVTELLKQAQYSPLPISLMAVSLFAVNKGFFDDVAVNKVLAFEAGLHGYMKTKQAALLAKIEESKAMDKDGEAAMSAAVAEFKKSGAY, encoded by the coding sequence ATGCAACTTAACCCATCTGAAATCAGCGAACTGATCAAGAGCCGGATCCAGGGCCTCGAAGGTTCCGCTGAAGTTCGTAATCAAGGCACGGTTATCTCCGTCGCCGACGGTATCTGCCGTATCCATGGTCTGTCGGACGTGATGCAGGGCGAGATGCTGGAATTCCCAGGCAACACCTTCGGCCTGGCCATGAACCTCGAGCGCGACTCGGTCGGCGCCGTGATTCTGGGTGCTTACGAGCACATCTCGGAAGGCGACACCGTCAAGACCACCGGCCGCATCCTGGAAGTGCCGATCGGTCCTGAGCTGCGTGGCCGCGTGGTCAACGCGCTGGGCCAGCCGATCGACGGCAAGGGTCCTGTCAACGCGCAGCTGACCGCGCCGATCGAAAAGATCGCTCCGGGCGTGATCGCCCGCCAGTCCGTGTCGCAGCCTATGCAGACCGGCCTGAAGTCGATCGACTCGATGGTACCTATCGGCCGTGGCCAGCGCGAGCTGATCATCGGCGACCGCCAGACCGGTAAGTCGGCTGTCGCAGTCGATGCGATCATCAACCAGAAGGGCCAGAACATGACGTGTATCTACGTCGCGATCGGCCAGAAGGCATCGACCATCAAGAACATCGTGCGCTCGCTCGAGCAGCACGGCGCGATGGAGTACACCATCGTCGTGGCCGCATCGGCGTCCGAATCGGCGGCGATGCAGTACATCAGCCCGTACTCGGGTTGCGCCATGGGCGAATACTTCCGCGACCGCGGCGAAGACGCGCTGATCGTGTACGACGACCTGTCGAAGCAGGCAGTCGCCTACCGCCAGATCTCGCTGCTGCTGCGCCGTCCGCCAGGCCGCGAAGCGTACCCAGGCGACGTGTTCTACCTGCACAGCCGCCTGCTCGAGCGCGCAGCACGCGTGAACCCTGACTACGTCGAAAAGTTCACCAACGGCGCCGTCAAGGGCAAGACCGGCTCGCTGACCGCGCTGCCGATCATCGAAACCCAGGCAGGCGACGTGTCGGCCTTCGTTCCGACCAACGTGATTTCGATTACCGACGGCCAGATCTTCCTGGACACCTCGCTGTTCAACTCGGGCGTGCGTCCGGCCATTAACGCGGGTATCTCGGTATCGCGCGTCGGCGGTGCAGCACAGACCAAGGTCATCAAGAACCTGTCCGGCGGTATCCGTACCGACCTAGCGCAGTACCGTGAGCTCGCTGCGTTCGCGCAGTTCGCATCGGACCTGGACGAGTCGACCCGCAAGCAGCTCGACCGTGGCGCGCGCGTCACCGAACTGCTCAAGCAGGCTCAGTACTCGCCGCTGCCGATCTCGCTGATGGCCGTGTCGCTGTTCGCCGTGAACAAGGGCTTCTTCGATGACGTCGCCGTCAACAAGGTGCTGGCGTTCGAAGCCGGCCTGCACGGCTACATGAAGACCAAGCAAGCTGCCCTCCTGGCCAAGATCGAAGAAAGCAAGGCAATGGACAAGGACGGCGAAGCCGCGATGTCCGCCGCTGTTGCTGAATTCAAGAAATCCGGCGCATATTAA
- a CDS encoding F0F1 ATP synthase subunit B, producing MNLNSTMFVQAIVFLILAFSIAKFVWPPIMGALDARAKKIAEGLAAADQGKLAMAAAEKRVQAELAGARDEGQKRIADAEKRAQMVADEIKANANAEAARIVAQAKADAEQQVTKAREELRAQVAGLAVKGAEQILKREVNASAHADLLSQLATEL from the coding sequence GTGAATTTAAATTCGACAATGTTCGTCCAGGCGATCGTCTTCCTGATCCTGGCATTTTCGATCGCCAAATTCGTGTGGCCGCCGATCATGGGCGCACTCGATGCCCGCGCGAAGAAAATCGCCGAAGGCCTCGCCGCCGCCGACCAGGGCAAACTGGCCATGGCAGCTGCCGAGAAGCGTGTGCAAGCCGAACTGGCTGGCGCCCGCGACGAAGGCCAGAAGCGCATCGCCGACGCTGAAAAGCGCGCGCAGATGGTCGCCGACGAGATCAAGGCCAACGCCAACGCTGAAGCCGCCCGCATCGTGGCGCAAGCCAAGGCCGACGCCGAGCAGCAAGTGACCAAGGCCCGCGAAGAACTGCGTGCGCAAGTTGCCGGCCTGGCCGTCAAGGGCGCCGAGCAGATCCTCAAGCGCGAAGTGAACGCATCGGCCCACGCCGACCTGCTGTCGCAACTGGCAACCGAGCTGTAA